AACCTCGATACCAAATCCTGCAAGGACACCTAGGGAAATATTGCAGATCAATCACAGGCTCATGACATAGAAGTAAAAATCAGAACCAGAATCTTAGCACACAAAAGCCTACAggatatgaaaaggaaaatacctAATATGGCATGACTAATATCGGCTTCATCccagaaatacaaatttaatttccCTTCAGAAAATACAGTGGTACAATTCTCCACATTAACAGATTCAGTGAGAGAAACACGCTCTTTGTAGTCACAAAAGTATTGACTAAATATCATTATCCATTCGAGATGTATTGCTGATATTATGTTTTTCCTAAAAAGTCGGGACTGTTGGGCTATAACTTACTTAGAGGTCTATGAGATCTTGCAAATGCATATGGCTGTAAAAACACCAGCAcaatatatatagatacagagCATCGCCATCCCCCCCAAGTTCCCCCACGCCCTCTGGTagtgaactcctggtcttaaccCTCAGACCCTGGCAACTACcaatctgttttctgttcctagaattttgccttttccagaatgtcatataagtggaatcacacagtacgTAGCATGCGTATTTGGCTTCCTTCAGAGAAAGACACTCAGACCGCAATTCTCTAAAGGTGCAATGTACAGTTTCATGACCTGGATAGTAGTTACCTGGCTTGATCACCTTATACCTGTCAAATGGCCGGCTTTTGAGTTatccccgtgtgtgtgtgtgtatgtgtgcgcgtgcgtgtatgtgtgacagagagagagtgtgtgtgtgtctgtgtattatgtttcaaacatatatataattttgcatttaaCTGCCTCTAACTTTTGTTGGTGAGGGTTATTAAATGGCAATTATTAATACTTAAAGGAAAGTGAGCAATTATTGGAAAAGTCAGCAGAGTGATTTCCTCTGGCGTGTGCAAAGGGGGAGGTAGTGATCGGGATGGGGCAAACAGGAGGGTTCCAAAACCCTGCCAACGTTCCGTTCCTTGCTCTGCATGGTAGTGACCTGGACTTCAACACTGCACAACCACATAGGTGCTGTTCACGCTGGATCACGAGAACAGGGCACCCTGGACTCCCACAGATAGAGTTTGCACGGCCACCCTGGCGGCCACAGCCTACGCGGCCGTACCTGGCAAACACTGGTGTTGGCCTCATCCTTTGAGGAAAAGGATAATGAGAAAATGTGTGGGGAAAAGGAGGAGTTCTTggcctggaggctgaggaaagatgTGCATGAGGTTGTCTGAGTTCACCCAGGAGTGTGTTCCAGGTGGGCTAAAGTTCATGGCTGTTACTCACCATGACCACTATGATCCTATGATTGCCATCTCACGTCCCCGTGTGCAGTGCCCTGGGCCTCCGCCACACCTTGGAAGGCCACCCGTGGGGACTGTGGCTGGCGGGCGTGCTAGGAGACTCACACACCTTCGGCCCTAGCTGGAGTCTGAAGAGGAGACGCTCTTTTCTGCCAACAGAGTAAGAGGTCTCATATGGAAATGTACCTGTGGCAGCTCTGGCACCGGGTGTAGGTGGGATTCTGCTCAGGGCTCTGCCACCGTGGCTGCATCGAGGTCAGGCAGGCAGCTCGCCAGACCTCCGGAGCCCCTCTGAGCTGAGTGGCAGGACAAGGCGGGAGGGGGTCTAAGGCTCTCCAGGCTGGACCCCACAATCCTCTTGGTGGGAAAGGAGGCTTGAGGGAAAAGCAAAAGGGGGTCACTGAATGAATGGAGGTGCTCGACCTCCTCCTCTCCACTGGGGCCCAGATGGATTCCTCTAATCCAAGGAGCCTCATATTCTGCACTTATTTCCCCTAGAAGTGGAAGGCTCCGCCCGACCATGGCCTGGAGTGTACATGTTACAGCTCCATTATTGTGCAGGAAGTGGTCTGACTATGGAATCGAGGTGGCGTGCTGAGAGGCGGGACTGGCAAATCCAGCCTCCAAAGGATGGGTTCACGCCTTCCGTGACTCTGTCCACGGGCTTCTCCCCTTCCACACCGTGTCGACCGTGGCCCATTCCCCCCGGGACAGTGACTGGGGCTGGAGTTCTTCCCCCACCAGAACCTGCCTAGATGTCTCCAGTGGCAAAAACCCAAGCTGGAGAGTCCCTGACACAGGTCTTCCCCCAGACACCAGCCCACTGTGTTGTCTCTGCAAGAAACAACCACCTGGGTCAGGGCCAAAGCCTTGGCCTGAGGAATGAAGCCAACCCTCTCAGGCAAGGGGTTCGATGTCAATGGGGTATGTCCCCACCACTGTGGGTAAAGAGATGTTTACATCTCTGAGGCCCGTGATTGGCCCTCCACGTGCGTGATGGTCTCACCCCGTCCCAGCAGTGAGACACAGTGAGAGTATGTGGGAAGGCGGGTACCGAGCCTGACCAGCTGTCCCAGGGTAGTCCCTCTTTCCGGTTTTCCACCTGCACTGTTCCCACGCTGCCTGTGTCTCCCTTACCTCAAGTCATGGCACCTTCCCATGGGAGCTCCCTGCTTCCTAGATGAAACATCAACCAGCGACTCTGAGGCATTATCACTGCACCCACACACGGGAGTGCTGATACATCCCATTCATCTCACGGAGGATCGGGAGCCTACTGTGGCACCTCCAGCATTCTGAGAGCCTGACACTCATCGCTGTGTTTGGGGACGTCCCATTCGTCCCACTCTGCACCCTCCTAGGTGTTAGAATTGAACAACACCTCTCGTCAAAGGTAGATCCCAGCCCTGCTTTTGCGCATTTGATCCTTCATGGATCCTTCATCACTGCCTCCACTCCGTGAATCAGCCCTTTCTTGCTCAAGGGAGAGCACCCCCAATTAATTTGATTCCCAAGCGGGTGCATGCAGGGGCATGCTCATGCAGGCGcgcgcacgcatgcacacacacacacacacacacacaccttgaaTGGTATCTGCATTTCTATTGTCTTTGTCTATTCAACACACAGTCTCTTGGCGATGGGAGCAGGGAGAACCTACACACACCTCCTCACTGGAATCGGAATCTGTGCCCGAATCTGGGGCCCTCTCAGTCCAGGATTCTGGCTGAAGGTAGCGGGCGATCCCAACTGTCAGGGAGGGTGAAGGCAGAATAGGGAGCTCAAGGGAATCTCGTGTGACCTCAAGAGGCAGTCTGGAAGACTGAGCAGGGACACGGAAATATCACATGAATAAAAACCTGCGAACTTGGGGGTGGTGAAATGATATTTCACGGGGACCATCCAAGAACAGCCAGGCCTAGCATCGACACTTGCCCTGGAAAGCAGCGGCCATTTTCAAATCAAGGGTATGGAGCTGACTGGCTGCTGAAGGGACTGTAGGCTGCCTATAGGACGCCAAGGATGTGGAAGCCGCCTTCCGTGTATCTCCCGGCCTGCAGTTACTACCTGGTTGGCCTGCAGGCACCAGAACAGATCCAGTGTCCCCACCTCCAACCAAGAGTCTACCCTGCCCTTTTCTTCCGCACTCCATGTATCTTCCCTTTGGCTCAGCTTCCCACGAGGATGTGGCTTCTGCCTCCACCTGGCTACTAAAACTAAGGAGGAGACCTGACTGGATTTGGTAACTGAGGTTCAAAGGTTAGGGCTAAGAGGAACCGAGGATGCCACACAGGTTACTGGCCCAGATGACTTGACCGTGTGCGTGGTGGCACCGGAGGGACATAGTAGCTCTAGAAAGAGGACTGGGCTCTGTCGTGTTCCTCAACAGCATGGAAATAACCGTGCAGGAAAGCCCATCCACGTGAAGCCACTGGGAGAGCAAGGATGCTCGTGATGGAAAGGATGGTGACAGGGCAGAACTGGGACAGTGAACCGCAGGAGGAAAGGTGAGAGACAGGGCTTCGGGAAGGAGGCCATCAGTTCCTGCTGAAGGAGAGGGAGAATAGCACTGAAGAAGGGGACCTGCGAGACTCCAAAgtaggaggagaaaaggaaggaacatGAGCAGGGTGTGTAAGAGAAAGGCAGGAAATGCTCCTGTGGTGGGGCAGGGCCCTCACAGCACCTAGACCCAGGCACTATGGTGACTGCAGGGCTGCTGCTCAGAGGCCGGCCCAGGCGCCCTGCAGGGAGAGGCCCCACCACAGAGAGCCAGGGGAACTGTTCTTCCAGCTCCAGGGAACGGAGCAACACCTGGCACACCCCAACACTCCCAACAATCACAGAGAAGGCAGACCAAAGACCACAGAATATGAGAACAACTTTATTTCAAACTGCTTTGAACTACGTTGGGAAGCGGGCAAATACAGTGGAAGAGAGGAAGCCCTGGCTGAAGAGGATATGGAGGGAACCCGCTTGGCTGCAGCTCTGGAGCTTCGAAGTTGGCAGCTGTTCATCTTGTAGGAAGATGCTGGCTCAAACCTGTGAAACAGAGCAGGCTCAGGGACGGGCTCCCAGCCAGGGCCAGCCCACAGCCCTCCTAAGCTACCGGGACTGTGGGAAGGGGCACGGTATGTGCAACACTCACTTCAAAGGTCCTGGAACTTGTCAGTGAAGGACTTCATGGCCGCTGAAACAGAGAGGCAGAACCGGGCACTCCAGACCCAGGGAAACAGAAACCTACCCCCTGCCCCCATGGGGAACCACCTAGCCCTGCAACCAGAAACCCCACCAGCCCTGGTACTGACTCACCCACCCGTCACCTGAATTAAATGTGGAAATGCCTTCTAAGGAGGAAAGTAGTTCTCAGGTGTTGGGCCATCTCAGTACCGTTCAGAACGTGTTCCAAAGACAGATAAGCCAGCCAGCAAGCAAAAACTGTATAAGCCGTATCAGGCAGCAGTTAAAGGGAAAACACATGAGGTGTCTCTAACTGTTGTAAGAGAAGGAGAGTTCTGGGACTCGTGGACAAAGTATACACAGAGTTCAGATGACACACTGCCGTCTGTGCACACCCCTAGCTGGAAAGGCACAGGAAGGCTCCAGGGCCAGGCCTGCTTGGTTCTCTTCCTCAAAGGAAAGTCAGTCCCAGTGATGCCGCCTGTACCTGCAGTCCACCCCCACCCCTGACACCTGCAGAAAGATACCGCTGTCCATCCCTGCCCCAGCCAGGGCTCCATCATACCTAGTTGGTCTCTAAGGTCCTCAACTTCCCTCTGCAGCCGGATGCACTAGCCCAGGAGACACCGGAGAAAGAGAAATGGTTAGTCAATTCTGGccttctctctccctgtcctccctctctcccccagcCCTGACAGCCCCCACAGCCTGCAGCCCAGTGGCGAGGTGGGTTGGCATGAATCCCTCGATGTAAAAGAGGCACCCTCTCTCTGTGGGGTGCAGAAGATGGtgatggggcagggcagggggacaCAGAAATCAGTTTAACCTGGACACGGATCCCACTGTCTAACATGGACCTCTATTTCTAGGAGCCACACAAAGCATTACCCGAGGACAGCCCTGGGCTCCTGAGGGCTGCTGCTGCCTTTCTGGTCTTGGAGGATGGACAGGCGGCTGCTGGTCACCTGAAAGAGAATACAAATTCCAGCTTCCAAGCTTCCCAGTGAAGTGGAAAAGGCCTAGAAGGGTCTAAAAGTGAGGCACCATCACCCTCTGCTGGCAACACATTGTCCCTGCTCTGCCCAGCAACTCCAACCCTCCCTCTGGGACTGTCTTCCCTGTTCCCCAGTGTGAGCCCATCTGCACCTATGGCCCCCTAGCGTTGCGACTCCGGGTTGGACGCCAGCAGTGGGGCAGTCACAGCCAGGCCCTGGGAGGGCCAGTGTGGCTGAGCAGGACTTAACAGAAAAGGGCTCAATACCGCTGAAAGTCTCCTTCCAGAGTTGGAGTTTGGGGCACTGCTCCAAATCACCCCCCACCACACAAACCCCACTCATAGAGAAGGATGTGAATTGAAGCCAGCCCCATCGACATCCCATTTCCCGTGAGGCACCTGCCTGGGTGGGCAGGGAAGGGTGGGAACAAGACTCAGCCCCCATAAGCAACAGAGCCAGAGgtttccctctctcctccacccCTATCAAACCCGCAAGACTCACCGGAGGGTGCATGGCGTCTGGGCAGGAGGCCTCCCAGGCTGTAGGCAGAGGGCTCTGAAGTTCCCGGCACTTGGGGAGCTCTGATGTTGGGGTTGGGACTGCTGAGTTCTCCACGATGCACGGATAGGCGAGGCAGCCCTGGCCTGTGTGTGGGAAGCTAAAACAGAAATTTCTGAGTCGGGCTGGTGGTGGGGGCAGGTGGTGAGTACATGTGGGAAGGGGTTGTGGTAAGGTGGAGACTCTGGAGCCTAATCTCATTAGCACTTTCTCCCTCAGTCAGCCCCatgccaggaggcagagctcagccaGGGAAAACACTGGGGATACTGAGATAGCCCGGGCTCCCTTCCAGGTGGTTCGGACAACAGCTAAGTAAGGAGGAGTCAGGAAGTTGATGAACCTAGATGCCCCAGGTTTGTGGCCCACACTTTAGGGGATCACCCCAACCACACCAGCTGCTGACCCTGCCTTCCATCCCAGCTCCTCTCTGGGGGAGGAGGCACGACCCCTGCAGAGTGTCCGGAGGTATGTCCGTCACACACCAAGTGCTCCCTTTAACGTGTGCCCTTACAACAAAGACCCTTATTGGGCATTCTAGTGTCCCTGGGCTCCCGATGACAACCCTCGAGCAAGGGATAGAGGGGACATGGCTAAACAGGTGTGTGCTGGAAGAGAGGAGGTATGgtgggagacagaggaggaggaggataaaCAGGGAGAGGAGAGTGAGAAGGGCCTACTCACTTGGGCCCTtgggacctcatctctatttgGGTCATtatcttctctgatcacaacCTGGGACTCCCTGGTCTTTCTTCCTGCAGGTTtcttcccagggctgctgtgctTAGGCTTTTGTCGTTTCTTGGAGATCCCCTGGGGCGGCACACCAGACAAGGGCTGGGAGGTGGCCGGCTCCGGGGGAGCGGCTGAGAGTCTCTCTCCGCAGGCAGGAAAGGATCTCCCCAGGGCCAGCTGAGAGGCACCCCCTTGGGACTTCTTCTCCTGGGCCATCTTCCTCCTTGAAGGGCCCCGGGGCACGGCCCCTGCAGTGGCAGCTCTTGAGCAGCTGGGCCTGTCCTCCACCTTTCCCCAGGCCCTGCTCTGCATTTTCTTTCCGGGAGAGTCCTCCAGCTCTCCCACAGCCGGCCTCTCCATGACTGGAGTGAGTCCGCGGGGAGCAGAGGTCAGGAAACGGCCCGGCACGGGCAGGTAACTTTCCTTGCAGTGGAAGCCTGCGTGTCTGGATGTGTCTGCTGGCTTCTTGGGGCTGCCGGGCTTGGCCTGGCTTCCTTCGTTGCGGCGAATGCCCACCCTCATCAGTGGTAAGTCACTGGTCTCATCTGCGGAATCAGAGTCGTGGGTAGACATCCTGGTGGGGCCTTTTGCAGAAGGCTGCTGGGGATCCACTTGGACGCTCAATCTGCTCTTCGAGCCCCTTTCTGGGTTCTTCCAGGCCCGGCCTGACCCAGGACCACAGAGGTGGAGACGACTGGCAGAGGCCTGCTGCCATTCTCCAGGGCTGGGGCCCAGTGCGCCACTCCCACTGGGATCGACCTCCGGGTCCACCCGGTTTTCAGCAGACCCTTCAGTAGTGGTGCCTTCAGGGAACGGGTGTCCCTGGACGCTGGACGGCGGCATGATGGTGGCTGGCTCATCAGCCAGGTAGAAAGAGTAGTCCACACCATCCCCTTGGTCATCGACGGGGGTGCCAGGCCGGCCTTCCCGGCCCCAGAGCACCACCCTTCCTTGCTCTATCAATTCGCTCTCAGGCTCGAAGCTGAAGCCCTCAGGATCTGTGAACCTGCTCTGGCCCTTGCCGCTGCGCGGTGCCCCCAAATGGAGGCCTCGGCCACGGCCGTGGCCCCGTGGGGCTCTGCGGCTGACTGTGCGGGTGCCAGCCTGCTCGCCACCCTCCAGGTCGAAACCGGCCCCCCAAACGGACACCTCGTCGGGAGAGCTCATGGCGCCAGTTCAGGCAGCCTGGCCTATGGGGAGACGGTCGTGCTGGTAATGGCGGGAGGGGAGAGCCAAGCCCAGCCAAGCAGGCCACGGGACAGAAACAGCGACGCGTTCGGGATCCTGCTGCCCTCACAGCAGGCGGAAGTACTAAGTGTCCCAGACAGCGCGTGGCTTCCGCGCCTTCGACCCAGGTGTCAAGCCTTCTCATTGGTCCCCCCTCCACCAACCAGCGCACCCTTTGTTGGGCGAAGCCTCTGGGCTTTAACCAATCGGGACACAGGCTCTCGGTTTGCCCCGACACCCGTCTTTCGGGTGGATGAGCTGTGGTCGGGTCTTGGAGCCAGGGTGCACTGGACCTCTCAATCCATCTCTTTTTTGCTGTTTTGCTCCCTCcctactttttaatgatagctcCTCTGTGTGCCTGGTGCTTCTCGTGCATCAGGACATTTATTCTCCCAAGCTTATGAGCTGGGGGCAGCTCTCCCCTTGACCTCCGCCTTACAATGGGACACTGGGGCTCAGAGATGTGACTGTCATTGGAAAGTAGGTGCCTGGCCAGAGGCAGCAGGACAGGAAGAAAGAGGTGGATTGAGAGCTCCAGTGGGCCCTGGCCCCAAGACCCGACCCAAGTACACCCACCCAGTCAAATGACGGGTGTTGCGGCAATCCAAGAGTCTGCTTCCTGATTGGGTAAAGCCCGGAAGCCTTGTCCAACAAGGGGCACGCTGGTTGGTGGTGGGCAGACCAATGAGAAGGCGTGGAACAATGAGAAGGCAGGACGCAGGCCTTGAGGGAGCCCGTAAGCCTCGCCCTGCCAGTGACATCTCGTGAGCCGACTGTGGTGAGGGTGGCGGTGTCCCAAAGGCCTCGCTGTTCCTGTGGCCCCAGAACACCACCCTTTGCTGCTCTTTCAATTCACTCTCAGGCTCAAAGCTGAGCGTGTCCCCCTCGGCTGGGCTTGGCTGGGCTCAGCTCTCCTGTCCCACTGTTACCAGGACGACCGTCTCCCCACAGCCTGGGCTATCTGGACTGGCGGGCGCCATGAACTCCACAGATGAAGTGTCCGTTTGCGGGGCTGGTTTCGGCCCGGAGGGTGGCAAGCAGGCCAGGGCCCACACCGCCAGCCCCAGAGCCCCACAGGGCCACAGCCACGGCCGAGGCCTCGATTTGGGGGGGCAGCGCAGTGGTGAGGGCAAGGGGGAGAGCGGGTTCACAGATCCTGAGGGCTTCAGTTTCGAGCCTGAGAGCGACTTGATAGAGCAGGGAAGGGTGGTACTCTGGGGCCGGGAAGGCCGGCGTGGTACCCTGGTCGACGACCAAGGGGACGGTGTGGACTACTCTTTCTGCCTGGCTGATGAGTCAGCCACCATCATGCCGCCGTCCAGCGTCCAGGGACACCCGTCCCCAGAAGGCGCCGCTGCCAGAGGGTCCACTGACATCTGGGCGGACCTGGAGGTTGGTCCCAGTGGGAGAGGTGTGCTGAACCCCTGCCCTGGAGAATGGCAGCAGTCCTCTGGTGGCCCTCTCCACCTCAGTGTTCCTGGGCCGGGACCGGCCTGGGAGAACCCAGAAAGGGGCTTGAAGAGCAGATTGAGCGTCCAAGTGGATCCCCAGCAGCCCTCTGCGGAAGGCCCCGCCGGGCTGAGTAGTGACGACTCTGATTCCACAGATGAGAGCAGCGACTTACCGGTGATTAGGGTGATCATTAGCATCAAAGAAGGAAGCCAGGCCAAGCCCGGAAGCCCCAAGAAGCCAGCAGACACTTGCAGACGCCCCAGTTTCCACCGCAGGGAGAGTTACCTTCAGGATCAGGGACCTCTCCTGACCTCTCCTCCCCGCAGACTCACCCCAGTAGTAGAGAGGCCGGCCATGGGAGAGCTGGATGCGCCTTCCTTGAAGAAAATGCAGAGCATGGTGTGGGGAAAGGTGGGGGTCaggcccagctgctcaggagctgCCGTTAGAGGGCCCCTATCCCGGGGCCCTCTGGGAAGGAAGGTGACCCAGGAGAAGAAATCCCTAGAGAGTGCGCCCAAACCGGCCCTGCGGGGAGCCTTTCCTGCCTGGGGGCAGAGACTTTCAGTAGTTCCACCTGATCCGGCCAGCTTCCCGCCAGTCTCTGGTGTGGGGCTCCTGGGGAAGTCCACCAGACCCAAGGAGCCCAagcacagcagccctgggaagaAACCTGCAGGAAGGAAAACCAGGGAGTCCCAGGCTGCTACCAGAGAAGATAATGACCCAAATAGAGATGACGTCCCAAGGGCCCAAGTGAGTAGGTTCTCTTCGCTgcactcctctttcttctcctccccctcctcctcctctttctcttctgtctcccCCCACCCACCTCTCTTCCAGCACACACCTGTTTACCCATTCCCCCTCTATCCCTTGCTCGAGGGTTGTCATCGGGAGCTCAGGGACACTAGGATGCCCGATTGGAGTCCTCCTCATAGGGGCACACATTAAAGGGAGCACTTTGTGTGTGCCAGGCCTGGCTCTGGACACTCTGCAGTTGTTCTGCCTCCTCCCTGAGAGAGGAGCTGGGATGGAAGGCAGGTCTGGCAGCTGGTTTGGATCGTGGGACTCCTTAATGTGTGGGGCGCAAAGCTTGGGCGTGTAGACTCATCAGCTTCCCAATTCCTCCTTCCCTAACTGTTAAGCAAGCCCTCCTGTCTTGGGGCTGACTGAGGGAGAAAGTGCTAATGAGATTAGTCTGGAGTGTCCACCTTAACACAGCTCCTCCCCATGTGTACTCACCACCAGCCCGACTCAGAAATTTCTGTTTTAGCTTCCCACACAGAGGCCAGAGCTGATTTCCCTGTCCGTGCGTCGTGGAGAATACAGCAGTGGTGACCCCAACGTCAGAGCTCCCCAAGTACTAGGAACCTCACAGCCCTCGGCCTTTACCTTGAG
This genomic stretch from Chlorocebus sabaeus isolate Y175 chromosome X, mChlSab1.0.hap1, whole genome shotgun sequence harbors:
- the LOC103232168 gene encoding uncharacterized protein CXorf49-like, whose protein sequence is MSSPDEVSVWGAGFDLEGGEQAGTRTVSRRAPRGHGRGRGLHLGAPRSGKGQSRFTDPEGFSFEPESELIEQGRVVLWGREGRPGTPVDDQGDGVDYSFYLADEPATIMPPSSVQGHPFPEGTTTEGSAENRVDPEVDPSGSGALGPSPGEWQQASASRLHLCGPGSGRAWKNPERGSKSRLSVQVDPQQPSAKGPTRMSTHDSDSADETSDLPLMRVGIRRNEGSQAKPGSPKKPADTSRHAGFHCKESYLPVPGRFLTSAPRGLTPVMERPAVGELEDSPGKKMQSRAWGKVEDRPSCSRAATAGAVPRGPSRRKMAQEKKSQGGASQLALGRSFPACGERLSAAPPEPATSQPLSGVPPQGISKKRQKPKHSSPGKKPAGRKTRESQVVIREDNDPNRDEVPRAQLPTHRPGLPRLSVHRGELSSPNPNIRAPQVPGTSEPSAYSLGGLLPRRHAPSGDQQPPVHPPRPERQQQPSGAQGCPRCIRLQREVEDLRDQLAAMKSFTDKFQDL
- the LOC119623733 gene encoding uncharacterized protein CXorf49-like, with product MNSTDEVSVCGAGFGPEGGKQARAHTASPRAPQGHSHGRGLDLGGQRSGEGKGESGFTDPEGFSFEPESDLIEQGRVVLWGREGRRGTLVDDQGDGVDYSFCLADESATIMPPSSVQGHPSPEGAAARGSTDIWADLEVGPSGRGVLNPCPGEWQQSSGGPLHLSVPGPGPAWENPERGLKSRLSVQVDPQQPSAEGPAGLSSDDSDSTDESSDLPVIRVIISIKEGSQAKPGSPKKPADTCRRPSFHRRESYLQDQGPLLTSPPRRLTPVVERPAMGELDAPSLKKMQSMVWGKVGVRPSCSGAAVRGPLSRGPLGRKVTQEKKSLESAPKPALRGAFPAWGQRLSVVPPDPASFPPVSGVGLLGKSTRPKEPKHSSPGKKPAGRKTRESQAATREDNDPNRDDVPRAQLPTQRPELISLSVRRGEYSSGDPNVRAPQVLGTSQPSAFTLRRMVPRCHAPSGDQQPLVHPPRPERQQQPPGAQGCPRCILLQMEIDDLRDQLAAMQFLTDKFQDL